A single region of the Geobacillus subterraneus genome encodes:
- a CDS encoding YjzD family protein produces MRLFWTFFWTFLLVQMATYVMGSMQGIGYNFTTGALLGVIVTVLVLVVAALIPDEPAGDHRH; encoded by the coding sequence CGCTTGTTTTGGACGTTTTTTTGGACGTTTTTGCTTGTGCAAATGGCGACGTACGTCATGGGCTCGATGCAAGGCATCGGCTACAACTTCACAACCGGCGCCTTGCTCGGCGTGATCGTGACCGTTTTAGTCCTTGTCGTCGCCGCTTTGATTCCGGACGAGCCGGCTGGGGATCATCGCCATTGA